A single region of the Alteriqipengyuania flavescens genome encodes:
- a CDS encoding DEAD/DEAH box helicase has translation MTQVIWGSTEKPVTSQRLAEVITEAGNASGLLYVGYPVLAGADDVSSIDALWISPEKGVVIFHLVEGVDIGEFKEIQDDFANKLETRLRSHKGLMEGRTLLATPQVITFAPLSGQNEFDTSYPIASTEIGLQQIIASLSWSRPDLFELAHSVIQSISTIRKGRKRQVTRDDSRGAILKKLEDSIANLDSLQSRAVIETVDGVQRIRGLAGSGKTIILALKAAYLHVQNPEWRIAVTFNTRSLKAQFVRLIETFVFEQTKDQPDWENLQVINAWGGPGGGDRTGVYYQFVVHNGIEFWDYGRAKNRFTSQTAFAGVTNLALAEVKVSAPLFDAILIDEAQDFDPSFLRLCYESLGIEKRLVYAYDELQSLTESSLPPPEEIFGSDAEGNPLVTFDNAGPHSASQDIILEKCYRNSGPVLATAHALGFGVYRDQDPNTGTGLVQMFDRPELWQDVGYEIKKGRLEEGRSVTLARTNESSPAFLEAPAVVDDLIEFVEFKNEDEQAAWLVGQIKRNLEYDELKGDDIIVINPDPFTTVAQAAKPRQLLFLDGIQSHVAGVDTARDVFFKADNSVAFTGIFRAKGNEAGMVYVINGQDCYGERFNVGRVRNQLFTAITRSKAWVKVLGYGPSMSKLKDEFERVKANNFQLEFTYPTEETRKHLKVVNRDRSMAEQKAAKGAAKSVNRLIQDLAEGKIFIEDLPTEDVAKLRSILNGE, from the coding sequence ATGACACAGGTAATCTGGGGATCCACCGAAAAGCCCGTAACGAGCCAACGACTCGCGGAGGTGATTACCGAAGCAGGAAACGCGAGTGGCCTACTTTATGTCGGCTATCCGGTTCTCGCAGGTGCGGACGATGTCAGCTCTATCGACGCTCTTTGGATTAGCCCAGAAAAAGGTGTAGTGATTTTTCATTTAGTTGAGGGAGTTGATATTGGCGAGTTTAAAGAAATTCAGGACGATTTCGCCAATAAATTGGAGACGAGGCTACGATCTCATAAAGGCCTGATGGAAGGCCGAACCCTTTTGGCAACACCACAAGTTATTACATTTGCCCCTCTTTCAGGGCAAAATGAATTCGATACAAGCTATCCGATCGCTTCGACTGAGATTGGTCTGCAGCAGATCATTGCCAGTCTGTCTTGGTCCAGACCTGATCTTTTTGAACTTGCTCATTCTGTAATTCAATCAATCTCTACGATACGAAAAGGTAGGAAGCGCCAAGTGACGCGAGACGACTCTCGCGGGGCAATTTTAAAGAAGCTGGAAGATTCGATTGCAAATTTGGATTCATTACAAAGTAGGGCGGTTATTGAAACGGTAGACGGTGTCCAGCGTATCAGAGGATTGGCGGGCTCAGGAAAGACAATAATCCTCGCGCTAAAGGCTGCATATCTCCATGTTCAGAATCCAGAATGGCGTATAGCCGTTACATTCAATACGCGCTCTTTGAAGGCTCAATTTGTCCGATTGATCGAAACCTTTGTGTTCGAGCAAACTAAGGATCAACCGGATTGGGAAAATCTTCAAGTTATCAACGCGTGGGGCGGTCCAGGTGGTGGTGATCGGACCGGGGTCTACTATCAATTTGTTGTGCATAATGGCATTGAGTTTTGGGATTACGGCAGAGCAAAGAACCGTTTTACATCGCAGACGGCGTTTGCCGGAGTTACGAATTTAGCTTTGGCAGAAGTCAAAGTGTCTGCCCCGTTGTTTGATGCGATCCTCATTGATGAAGCTCAAGATTTTGATCCGAGCTTCCTGAGACTTTGTTACGAATCGTTGGGTATTGAAAAGAGATTGGTATACGCATACGACGAACTACAGTCTTTAACTGAGAGTAGCCTACCGCCTCCGGAAGAAATATTTGGTAGCGATGCGGAAGGAAACCCCTTAGTTACTTTCGACAATGCGGGGCCGCACTCGGCAAGCCAGGATATTATTCTTGAGAAATGTTATCGTAATTCTGGACCCGTGTTGGCAACGGCACACGCTTTGGGGTTCGGTGTATATCGCGATCAGGATCCAAATACTGGAACTGGCTTGGTGCAAATGTTTGACAGGCCTGAGTTGTGGCAGGACGTCGGTTACGAGATCAAAAAAGGGCGGCTGGAAGAGGGGCGCTCCGTAACTCTCGCGCGAACCAATGAGTCGAGTCCCGCGTTTCTGGAGGCTCCTGCGGTTGTAGATGATCTGATTGAATTTGTTGAGTTCAAGAACGAGGATGAACAAGCTGCATGGCTTGTTGGCCAAATCAAACGTAACTTGGAGTACGATGAACTCAAGGGTGACGATATTATTGTTATCAATCCCGATCCTTTTACGACTGTTGCCCAAGCGGCTAAGCCTCGTCAGCTTCTGTTTTTAGATGGTATACAATCTCATGTGGCGGGGGTCGATACAGCGCGGGATGTTTTCTTTAAAGCGGACAACTCCGTTGCGTTTACTGGCATCTTTCGGGCCAAAGGTAATGAAGCTGGCATGGTCTACGTCATCAACGGTCAAGATTGCTATGGGGAGCGCTTCAATGTCGGTAGAGTCCGAAATCAGTTATTCACGGCAATTACTAGAAGCAAAGCTTGGGTAAAAGTCTTGGGGTATGGACCATCAATGAGCAAACTGAAGGATGAGTTCGAGAGGGTGAAGGCGAATAATTTTCAGCTGGAATTTACATATCCGACTGAAGAAACACGCAAGCATCTAAAGGTAGTGAATCGCGATCGGTCCATGGCAGAACAAAAGGCAGCCAAGGGCGCAGCAAAATCGGTTAATCGTCTCATTCAGGACCTGGCTGAAGGAAAGATTTTCATTGAGGACCTGCCTACAGAGGATGTCGCTAAGCTGCGTAGCATCCTCAATGGTGAATAG
- a CDS encoding DUF2290 domain-containing protein: protein MDPRDAIKEIHDLTGSLIATGLCVDQNYPSEIIDGAECSVAFGKDVDLSIVLKNVPYVDVYKALSERRAFNIKMIDGALIQFQYRFSGGDIQGHRLAFFPSPDLQEYQNDPEIYETDDLYADMIAKNVVTVPVRFDYDPDSFVDYEHPVSHLTLGQYKNCRIPVSGPVSPFIFLNFILRSFYNTPYRKFSADMGEGHLEFGCSISDLEKRHMHIWVSST, encoded by the coding sequence TTGGATCCCAGGGACGCGATCAAGGAAATTCATGATCTGACTGGCAGTCTTATTGCCACCGGATTGTGTGTGGATCAGAATTACCCTTCTGAGATTATAGACGGAGCGGAATGCTCGGTTGCCTTCGGCAAGGATGTTGATCTTTCGATCGTTCTCAAGAACGTGCCATATGTCGACGTTTACAAGGCACTGTCAGAGCGAAGGGCATTCAACATTAAGATGATTGATGGCGCGCTTATCCAGTTCCAGTATCGATTTTCCGGAGGGGATATTCAAGGTCACCGTCTCGCTTTCTTTCCCTCACCTGACTTGCAGGAATATCAGAACGACCCTGAGATTTATGAGACCGATGACCTTTATGCAGATATGATAGCTAAGAATGTCGTAACGGTGCCCGTAAGATTTGATTACGATCCAGATTCTTTTGTCGATTATGAGCATCCAGTTTCGCACCTAACATTAGGTCAATACAAGAATTGTCGTATTCCGGTTTCAGGACCAGTATCACCATTCATATTTCTGAACTTCATCCTGCGGTCTTTCTACAATACCCCATACCGAAAATTTTCCGCAGATATGGGAGAGGGCCATCTAGAATTTGGTTGCTCGATATCCGACTTGGAAAAAAGGCATATGCATATTTGGGTGTCGTCCACTTAG
- the rpsL gene encoding 30S ribosomal protein S12, which produces MPTINQLVRKGRVPQKAKSKVPAMEANPQKRGVCTRVYTTTPKKPNSALRKVAKVRLTNQREVISYIPGEGHNLQEHSVVLIRGGRVRDLPGVRYHVLRGVLDTQGVKDRKQSRSKYGAKRPK; this is translated from the coding sequence ATGCCGACGATCAACCAGCTGGTCCGCAAGGGCCGCGTTCCGCAGAAGGCCAAGTCCAAGGTCCCTGCGATGGAAGCGAACCCGCAGAAGCGCGGCGTTTGCACCCGCGTCTATACGACGACCCCGAAGAAGCCGAACTCGGCGCTGCGCAAGGTTGCCAAGGTCCGCCTGACCAACCAGCGCGAAGTCATCTCCTACATTCCGGGCGAGGGTCACAACCTCCAGGAACACTCCGTGGTGCTGATCCGCGGCGGCCGTGTGCGCGACCTTCCCGGCGTGCGTTACCACGTGCTGCGCGGCGTGCTCGACACGCAGGGTGTGAAGGACCGCAAGCAGAGCCGTTCGAAGTACGGCGCCAAGCGTCCGAAGTAA
- the rpsG gene encoding 30S ribosomal protein S7, which translates to MSRRRRPEKRVILPDPKFGDQVLSKFMNNLMLDGKKSTAERIVYGALDTVEAKAKTDPVQTFHEALNNIKPQVEVRSRRVGGATYQVPVEVRPERAQALAIRWLISAARGRAETTMAARLSGELMDAANNRGNAVKKREDTHRMADANRAFSHYRW; encoded by the coding sequence ATGAGTCGTCGTCGTCGTCCCGAAAAGCGGGTCATCCTGCCCGATCCCAAGTTCGGTGATCAGGTGCTGTCGAAGTTCATGAACAACCTCATGCTCGACGGCAAGAAATCCACTGCAGAGCGCATCGTCTATGGCGCGCTGGACACGGTCGAGGCCAAGGCCAAGACCGATCCGGTGCAGACCTTCCACGAGGCGCTGAACAACATCAAGCCGCAGGTCGAGGTGCGCAGCCGCCGCGTCGGCGGTGCGACGTACCAGGTGCCGGTCGAAGTGCGCCCGGAACGTGCGCAGGCGCTGGCCATCCGCTGGCTGATCTCCGCCGCGCGCGGCCGGGCCGAAACCACCATGGCCGCCCGTCTCTCGGGCGAGCTGATGGATGCGGCCAACAACCGCGGCAACGCGGTCAAGAAGCGCGAAGACACGCACCGCATGGCGGATGCGAACCGCGCGTTCAGCCACTACCGCTGGTAA
- the fusA gene encoding elongation factor G, which translates to MARDYPLERYRNIGIMAHIDAGKTTTTERILYYTGKSYKIGEVHDGAATMDWMEQEQERGITITSAATTTFWTAEDATMDPRSAPEALRENQPKHRINIIDTPGHVDFTIEVERSLRVLDGAVAVFDGVAGVEPQSETVWRQADKYGVPRMCFINKLDRTGADFYYCVQSIIDRLGATPLVLYLPIGAESDLKGVVDLVNMRGIVWQNEDLGAKYEFVDIPEDLADKAAEYREKLVETAVEQDDEVMEAYLEGNEPDAATLKKLIRKGTMARDFVPVLCGSAFKNKGVQPLLDAVVDYMPSPLDVPAIKGVLPDSDEEQTRPSSDDEPFAALAFKIMNDPFVGSLTFTRIYSGKLAKGSVLNSVKDKKEKIGRMLLMHSNNREDIEEAFAGDIVALAGMKETTTGDTLCDPAKPIILERMEFPEPVIELSVEPKTKADQEKMGVALNRLAAEDPSFRVTTDHESGQTIIKGMGELHLDILVDRMKREFKVEANVGAPQVAYREYLAKPVDVDYTHKKQSGGSGQFGRVKVKVTPGERGQGFVFEDEIKGGNIPKEYIPAIEKGFREQAESGHLVGFPIIDFTVNLYDGAYHDVDSSAIAFEIAGRSAMREVAERAGIKLLEPIMKVEVVTPEDYLGDVIGDLNSRRGQIQGTDSRGNAQAVEANVPLANMFGYVNELRSFTQGRAQYSMQFSHYDEVPANVAAEVKEKLA; encoded by the coding sequence ATGGCCCGCGACTATCCGCTGGAGCGCTATCGCAATATCGGCATCATGGCCCACATCGATGCCGGCAAGACCACCACGACCGAGCGTATTCTCTACTACACCGGCAAGTCCTACAAGATCGGCGAAGTGCACGACGGTGCCGCGACGATGGACTGGATGGAGCAGGAGCAGGAGCGCGGCATCACCATCACGTCGGCCGCGACGACCACGTTCTGGACCGCGGAAGACGCGACCATGGACCCGCGTTCCGCTCCCGAAGCGCTGCGCGAGAACCAGCCGAAGCACCGCATCAACATCATCGACACCCCGGGCCACGTGGACTTCACCATCGAAGTCGAACGCTCGCTGCGCGTGCTCGACGGCGCGGTGGCGGTTTTTGATGGGGTTGCCGGTGTGGAACCCCAATCCGAAACCGTCTGGCGCCAGGCCGACAAGTACGGCGTGCCGCGGATGTGCTTCATCAACAAGCTCGACCGCACCGGTGCCGACTTCTACTACTGCGTGCAGTCGATCATCGACCGCCTCGGCGCAACGCCGCTGGTGCTGTATCTCCCGATCGGCGCGGAAAGCGACCTCAAGGGCGTCGTCGACCTCGTCAACATGCGCGGCATCGTGTGGCAGAACGAAGACCTCGGCGCGAAGTACGAGTTCGTCGACATCCCCGAAGACCTTGCCGACAAGGCAGCCGAATACCGCGAGAAGCTGGTCGAGACCGCCGTCGAACAGGACGACGAGGTCATGGAAGCCTATCTCGAAGGTAACGAGCCCGACGCCGCGACGCTCAAGAAGCTGATCCGCAAGGGCACCATGGCGCGTGATTTCGTGCCCGTGCTGTGTGGCTCCGCGTTCAAGAACAAGGGCGTCCAGCCCCTGCTCGACGCGGTGGTCGATTACATGCCGAGCCCGCTCGACGTGCCGGCCATCAAGGGCGTGCTGCCCGACAGCGACGAGGAACAGACCCGTCCGTCGAGCGACGACGAGCCGTTCGCCGCGCTGGCCTTCAAGATCATGAACGACCCGTTCGTCGGCTCGCTCACCTTCACCCGCATCTATTCGGGCAAGCTCGCCAAGGGCAGCGTCCTGAATTCGGTGAAGGACAAGAAGGAAAAGATCGGCCGCATGCTGCTGATGCACTCGAACAACCGCGAGGACATCGAAGAGGCGTTCGCAGGCGACATCGTCGCGCTGGCCGGGATGAAGGAAACCACCACCGGCGACACGCTGTGCGATCCGGCCAAGCCGATCATTCTCGAGCGGATGGAATTCCCCGAGCCGGTGATCGAACTGTCGGTGGAGCCGAAGACCAAGGCCGACCAGGAAAAGATGGGCGTCGCCCTCAACCGCCTGGCTGCCGAGGATCCGAGCTTCCGCGTCACGACCGACCACGAATCGGGCCAGACGATCATCAAGGGCATGGGCGAGCTTCACCTCGACATCCTCGTCGATCGCATGAAGCGGGAGTTCAAGGTCGAAGCCAACGTCGGCGCGCCGCAGGTGGCCTATCGTGAATACCTCGCGAAGCCGGTGGACGTGGATTACACCCACAAGAAGCAGTCGGGCGGCTCCGGCCAGTTCGGCCGCGTCAAGGTCAAGGTCACCCCCGGTGAGCGCGGCCAGGGCTTCGTGTTCGAAGACGAGATCAAGGGCGGTAACATTCCAAAGGAATATATCCCCGCGATCGAAAAGGGCTTCCGCGAGCAGGCCGAAAGCGGCCATCTCGTCGGCTTCCCGATCATCGACTTCACAGTCAACCTGTATGACGGCGCGTACCATGACGTCGACTCGAGCGCGATCGCGTTCGAAATCGCCGGTCGCAGTGCGATGCGCGAAGTTGCCGAGCGTGCCGGCATCAAGCTGCTGGAACCGATCATGAAGGTCGAGGTCGTGACCCCCGAGGATTACCTCGGCGATGTCATCGGCGACCTCAACAGCCGTCGTGGCCAGATCCAGGGCACCGACAGCCGCGGTAACGCCCAGGCGGTCGAAGCCAACGTGCCGCTGGCGAACATGTTCGGCTACGTGAACGAGCTGCGTTCGTTCACCCAGGGCCGTGCCCAGTACTCGATGCAGTTCTCGCACTATGACGAAGTGCCCGCGAACGTGGCTGCAGAGGTCAAGGAGAAGCTTGCCTAA
- the tuf gene encoding elongation factor Tu: MAKEKFERNKPHCNIGTIGHVDHGKTTLTAAITKVQGAAVDFANIDKAPEERERGITISTAHVEYETDARHYAHVDCPGHADYVKNMITGAAQMDGAILVVNAADGPMPQTREHILLARQVGVPALVVYLNKVDQVDDEEILELVELEVRELLSDYDFPGDDIPIIKGSALAALEGRDEEIGEKSIKELMDAVDNYIPQPERPVDKDFLMPIEDVFSISGRGTVVTGRVETGVVNVGDEVEIVGIKDTTKTTVTGVEMFRKLLDRGEAGDNIGALIRGVGREEVERGQVLAKPGSVNPHTEFSAEVYVLSKDEGGRHTPFFANYRPQFYFRTTDVTGEVILPEGTEMVMPGDNVTISVKLIAPIAMDEGLRFAIREGGRTVGSGVVSTITK; this comes from the coding sequence ATGGCGAAGGAAAAATTCGAGCGGAACAAGCCGCACTGCAACATCGGCACCATCGGTCACGTCGACCACGGCAAGACCACGCTGACCGCGGCGATCACCAAGGTGCAGGGCGCTGCTGTCGATTTCGCAAACATCGACAAGGCTCCCGAAGAGCGCGAGCGCGGCATCACCATCTCGACCGCACACGTCGAATATGAGACCGACGCACGTCACTACGCACACGTCGACTGCCCGGGCCACGCCGACTACGTGAAAAACATGATCACCGGTGCCGCCCAGATGGACGGCGCTATCCTGGTCGTGAATGCAGCCGACGGCCCGATGCCGCAGACCCGCGAACACATCCTGCTTGCCCGTCAGGTCGGCGTGCCGGCACTGGTCGTTTACCTGAACAAGGTCGACCAGGTCGACGACGAAGAAATCCTCGAGCTCGTTGAACTCGAAGTTCGCGAACTGCTGAGCGACTACGACTTCCCGGGCGACGACATTCCGATCATCAAGGGTTCCGCTCTTGCTGCCCTGGAAGGCCGCGATGAGGAAATCGGCGAAAAGTCGATCAAGGAACTGATGGACGCTGTCGATAACTACATCCCGCAGCCGGAACGTCCGGTCGACAAGGACTTCCTGATGCCGATCGAAGACGTGTTCTCGATCTCGGGTCGTGGTACGGTTGTCACCGGCCGCGTCGAAACCGGCGTTGTGAACGTTGGCGACGAAGTTGAAATCGTCGGCATCAAGGACACCACCAAGACGACCGTGACCGGCGTCGAAATGTTCCGCAAGCTGCTTGACCGCGGTGAGGCTGGTGACAACATCGGTGCCCTTATCCGCGGCGTTGGCCGTGAAGAAGTCGAGCGTGGCCAGGTCCTCGCTAAGCCCGGTTCGGTTAACCCGCACACCGAGTTCAGCGCAGAAGTCTACGTGCTGTCGAAGGACGAAGGCGGCCGTCACACGCCGTTCTTCGCGAACTACCGTCCGCAGTTCTACTTCCGCACCACCGACGTGACCGGCGAAGTGATCCTTCCCGAAGGCACGGAAATGGTGATGCCGGGCGACAACGTGACGATCTCGGTCAAGCTGATCGCTCCGATCGCCATGGACGAAGGCCTGCGCTTCGCAATCCGTGAAGGTGGCCGGACCGTCGGTTCGGGGGTTGTCAGCACCATCACGAAGTAA
- the rpsJ gene encoding 30S ribosomal protein S10: protein MEAQNIRIRLKAFDHRVLDQATGEIAETARRTGALIRGPIPLPTRIEKFTVNRGPHIDKKSREQFEVRTYKRLLDIVQPNAQTVDALMKLDLAAGVNVEIKLA from the coding sequence ATGGAAGCCCAGAATATTCGCATTCGCCTCAAGGCGTTCGATCACCGCGTTCTCGACCAGGCAACTGGCGAAATCGCAGAAACCGCACGTCGCACCGGCGCGCTGATCCGGGGTCCCATTCCGCTGCCGACGCGCATCGAGAAGTTCACCGTGAACCGCGGCCCGCACATCGACAAGAAGTCGCGCGAGCAGTTCGAGGTGCGCACCTACAAGCGGCTGCTGGATATCGTGCAGCCCAACGCCCAGACGGTCGACGCGCTGATGAAGTTGGACTTGGCCGCTGGCGTGAACGTGGAAATCAAGCTCGCTTGA
- the rplC gene encoding 50S ribosomal protein L3, with the protein MRSGVIAKKVGMTRLFQEDGRHVPVTVMSLENCQVVSHRTADRDGYFAVQLGAGEAKQKNVNKPQREQFAKAEVGLKKKVAEFRVENEEGLLPVGARISADHFVAGQKVDITGHTQGKGFAGAMKRWGFGGLRATHGVSISHRSHGSTGNRQDPGRVFKNKKMAGHMGDRQRTQQNLEVVRTDAERGLIFVKGSVPGTKNSWMLIRDAVKVKHDDLPFPGVMYRNQEEFASEEAAAGLVESAAEHEVKLEVSPEQQAKLLEEQEAGAESAVTEQNAEAAPETDVPDADSKES; encoded by the coding sequence ATGCGCAGTGGCGTGATCGCGAAAAAGGTTGGAATGACCCGCCTGTTCCAGGAGGATGGCCGTCACGTGCCCGTGACCGTCATGTCGCTGGAGAATTGTCAGGTCGTTTCCCACCGCACCGCCGACCGGGATGGCTATTTCGCTGTCCAGCTGGGCGCCGGTGAAGCGAAGCAGAAGAATGTCAACAAGCCGCAGCGCGAACAGTTCGCCAAGGCTGAAGTCGGCCTGAAGAAGAAGGTCGCCGAATTCCGTGTCGAGAACGAGGAAGGCCTCCTTCCCGTCGGCGCGCGGATCAGCGCGGACCACTTCGTCGCCGGCCAGAAGGTCGACATCACCGGCCACACGCAGGGCAAGGGATTTGCCGGCGCCATGAAGCGTTGGGGCTTCGGGGGCCTGCGCGCCACCCACGGTGTGTCGATCAGCCACCGTTCGCACGGTTCGACGGGTAACCGCCAGGATCCGGGCCGCGTCTTCAAGAACAAGAAGATGGCCGGTCACATGGGCGATCGCCAGCGCACGCAGCAGAATCTCGAAGTGGTTCGCACCGATGCGGAGCGCGGCCTGATCTTCGTGAAGGGCAGCGTTCCCGGCACCAAGAACAGCTGGATGCTCATCCGCGATGCCGTGAAGGTGAAGCACGACGACCTGCCGTTCCCGGGCGTGATGTATCGCAACCAGGAAGAATTCGCTTCGGAAGAAGCAGCTGCCGGCTTGGTCGAAAGCGCTGCAGAGCACGAAGTGAAGCTGGAAGTCTCTCCCGAACAGCAGGCCAAGCTCCTCGAGGAGCAGGAAGCCGGCGCGGAGAGCGCAGTAACCGAACAGAATGCCGAGGCCGCGCCGGAAACCGACGTGCCCGACGCTGACAGCAAGGAGTCCTGA
- the rplD gene encoding 50S ribosomal protein L4, which produces MKVKVQKLDGKAVSGKGGEVELNDDVFGVEPRADILHRVVTWQLENRRATARPTRERSDVARTGKKYGKQKGGGVARHGDRKAPIFIGGGRAHGARKRDFEQSLNKKIRALGLKMALSSKAKDGLVIVDSLEVKDGKTKALKGHFDKAGFAGKVLVIDGESVNDGFKKAAGNLPGVNVLPAMGANVYDILKHDTLVLTTDAVEKLEARFNG; this is translated from the coding sequence GTGAAGGTCAAGGTCCAGAAACTCGACGGCAAGGCCGTCTCGGGCAAGGGCGGCGAAGTCGAACTCAACGACGACGTCTTCGGTGTCGAGCCGCGTGCGGACATCCTGCACCGCGTCGTCACCTGGCAGCTCGAAAACCGCCGTGCCACGGCACGCCCGACGCGTGAGCGTTCGGACGTCGCCCGCACCGGCAAGAAGTACGGCAAGCAGAAGGGCGGCGGTGTCGCCCGTCACGGCGACCGCAAGGCCCCGATCTTCATCGGCGGCGGCAGGGCCCACGGCGCGCGCAAGCGCGACTTCGAGCAGTCGCTCAACAAGAAGATCCGCGCGCTCGGCCTCAAGATGGCCCTGTCGAGCAAGGCCAAGGACGGCCTCGTGATCGTCGACAGCCTCGAGGTGAAGGATGGCAAGACCAAGGCGCTGAAGGGTCACTTCGACAAGGCCGGGTTCGCCGGCAAGGTCCTGGTGATCGACGGCGAAAGCGTGAACGACGGCTTCAAGAAGGCCGCCGGCAACCTTCCGGGCGTCAACGTGCTGCCCGCGATGGGCGCCAACGTCTACGACATCCTGAAGCACGACACGCTGGTCCTTACCACCGACGCGGTCGAAAAGCTGGAGGCGCGTTTCAATGGCTAA
- a CDS encoding 50S ribosomal protein L23: protein MAKKQEIDARHYDVIVAPHITEKSTMASEFNAVVFKVASGATKPQIKEAVEAIYDTKVANVNTINVKGKTKRWKGKPYKRTDVKKAIVTLAEGQDAIDITGGI, encoded by the coding sequence ATGGCTAAGAAGCAGGAAATCGACGCCCGTCACTACGACGTGATCGTTGCGCCGCACATCACCGAGAAATCGACGATGGCGTCGGAATTCAACGCGGTCGTGTTCAAGGTCGCAAGCGGCGCTACCAAGCCGCAGATCAAGGAAGCCGTGGAAGCTATCTACGACACCAAGGTCGCGAACGTGAACACGATCAACGTGAAGGGCAAAACCAAGCGCTGGAAAGGCAAGCCCTACAAGCGCACCGACGTGAAAAAGGCGATCGTGACTCTGGCCGAAGGCCAGGACGCAATCGACATCACCGGCGGTATCTGA